From a single Anomaloglossus baeobatrachus isolate aAnoBae1 chromosome 4, aAnoBae1.hap1, whole genome shotgun sequence genomic region:
- the LOC142302833 gene encoding olfactory receptor 11L1-like codes for MFPKNSTTVSYFFLTGFQNIGNYKILFFVLILNVYIMTVGGNLLIITLVATSHLSRSPMYFFLSHLSLCDFLFSSNIIPKMMQITLEGGSAISFSGCLIQFYIFASCTATECYLLTVMCFDRFVAICIPLRYPSVMNSKLCLHFAIWSWLLGFLFVLITISLLCQLDFCGSTTINHFYCDFIPLLELSCSDVSPIIMETFFFANVIVLLPFLTVLGSYFSISWTIIGIASSTGRKKTFSTCSSHLLIVGTYYGSLLSIYLFPSGGQSDSINKILSLLYTLGTPLLNPMIYCFRNQEIQNQISRILILIKNIQSFPS; via the coding sequence ATGTTTCCAAAAAACTCAACGACAGTCTCATATTTCTTCCTCACTGGTTTCCAGAATATTGGCAATTACAAGATCCTTTTCTTCGTGCTCATACTGAACGTTTACATCATGACTGTTGGTGGAAACCTTCTCATTATCACATTGGTGGCCACCAGTCATCTTTCACGGTCTCCCATGTATTTCTTTTTGAGCCACCTGTCCCTTTGTGATTTTCTATTTTCATCCAATATTATCCCCAAAATGATGCAGATAACTCTGGAAGGTGGAAGCGCCATCTCTTTTTCTGGTTGTCTTATTCAGTTCTATATTTTTGCTTCTTGCACCGCCACTGAATGCTATCTTCTTACTGTCATGTGCTTTGACCGATTTGTGGCCATCTGCATCCCATTGCGTTACCCGTCAGTCATGAATAGTAAGCTTTGCCTGCATTTTGCAATATGGTCTTGGTTACTTGGTTTCCTTTTTGTGCTGATTACCATCTCAttgctttgccagttggatttttgtggTAGTACGACCATCAACCACTTCTACTGTGACTTCATTCCGCTGTTAGAACTTTCTTGCTCTGATGTATCACCCATCATCATGGAAACATTTTTCTTTGCTAATGTCATTGTCCTTTTGCCTTTTTTGACTGTCCTAGGCAGTTATTTCTCCATTTCTTGGACAATCATTGGTATAGCCTCATCTACAGGAAGAAAGAAGACTTTCTCAACCTGTAGTTCTCACCTACTCATTGTAGGTACCTACTATGGTTCACTTCTTAGTATATATTTATTTCCTTCTGGAGGTCAATCAGATAGCATTAATAAGATATTGTCTCTGCTGTACACTTTGGGGACACCCTTATTAAATCCAATGATATATTGTTTTAGAAACCAAGAAATCCAAAACCAAATTTCTAGAATTCTCATTTTAATTAAAAATATTCAGTCATTTCCTAGTTAA